The following coding sequences lie in one Chelmon rostratus isolate fCheRos1 chromosome 2, fCheRos1.pri, whole genome shotgun sequence genomic window:
- the brk1 gene encoding probable protein BRICK1 produces the protein MAGQEDPVQREIHQDWANREYIEVITSSIKKIADFLNSFDMSCRSRLATLNEKLTALERRIEYIEARVTKGETLT, from the exons ATGGCTGGCCAGGAAGACCCAGTGCAAAGAGAGATTCACCAAGACTGGGCGAATCGAGAGTACATAGAAGTAATTAcaagcagcattaaaaaaatcGCCGACTTTCTTAACTCGTTCG ATATGTCGTGTCGATCTCGCTTGGCCACTCTCAATGAGAAGCTGACAGCGTTGGAGAGGAGGATTGAATATATTGAGGCGAGA GTGACAAAAGGAGAGACCTTAACCTAG
- the gpx1a gene encoding glutathione peroxidase 1a, with protein sequence MAGNVKRFYELTAKLLSGQLFSFSSLKGKVVLIENVASLUGTTTRDYTQMNELHSRYTASGLVILGVPCNQFGHQENCKNDEILRSLKYVRPGDGFEPKFQLLEKVNVNGEDAHPLFVYLKEKLPFPCDDAMALMTDPKCIIWSPVRRNDVSWNFEKFLVGPDGEPYKRYSRNFLTIDIEGDIKELLKRVK encoded by the exons ATGGCTGGGAATGTGAAAAGGTTTTACGAGCTGACAGCTAAGCTGCTGTCTGGACAACTGTTCAGTTTCTCGTCACTGAAGGGGAAAGTTGTTCTCATTGAGAATGTGGCGTCTCTCTGAGGAACAACAACCAGGGACTACACTCAGATGAACGAGCTCCACAGTCGTTACACCGCCAGCGGACTCGTTATCCTGGGTGTGCCCTGCAATCAGTTTGGCCATCAG GAGAATTGCAAGAATGATGAAATCCTCAGGTCTCTGAAGTATGTCCGTCCAGGGGATGGCTTTGAGCCAAAGTTCCAGCTCCTTGAGAAGGTGAACGTGAATGGAGAGGATGCCCACCCCTTGTTTGTTTATCTTAAGGAAAAGCTTCCATTCCCCTGCGATGACGCCATGGCTCTCATGACTGATCCAAAGTGTATCATTTGGAGTCCTGTGAGGAGAAACGACGTGTCCTGGAACTTTGAGAAGTTCCTGGTGGGTCCTGATGGAGAGCCCTACAAGCGCTACAGCAGAAATTTCCTCACCATTGACATTGAGGGGGATATTAAAGAGCTTCTAAAGAGGGTGAAGTAA